Proteins encoded together in one Candidatus Neomarinimicrobiota bacterium window:
- a CDS encoding TetR/AcrR family transcriptional regulator, protein MNKLDTKTRQKQILDASLNLIKEGGIQNLTMKRISQKVGISEQAIYRHFRNKQDILCTIISHFNNHFEAVFESVKKIEVIEDRIQAFMDGHLNYFQANPATAAVIFSEEIFQYDSTLAQKVNELVERRIAVITKFVESAQAQGKFKPGLNPEDLAYIFLGSLRFLVTTWRLGGFKYNIRVRGESMKSTILQLIK, encoded by the coding sequence ATGAATAAACTCGATACCAAGACCCGCCAAAAACAAATCCTCGATGCATCATTGAATTTGATAAAGGAAGGTGGGATTCAGAATTTGACCATGAAACGGATATCCCAAAAAGTCGGTATCTCAGAGCAAGCGATCTATCGTCATTTTCGAAATAAGCAGGATATCCTGTGCACCATTATCAGTCATTTTAATAATCATTTTGAGGCTGTTTTTGAATCGGTAAAAAAGATTGAGGTAATCGAAGATAGAATCCAGGCTTTTATGGATGGACACTTGAATTATTTTCAGGCGAATCCGGCTACGGCGGCTGTTATCTTCTCAGAAGAAATTTTCCAATATGATTCAACCCTGGCTCAGAAGGTTAACGAATTAGTTGAGCGTCGGATTGCAGTAATAACAAAGTTTGTTGAGTCTGCTCAAGCACAGGGGAAATTCAAACCTGGATTGAATCCTGAAGATCTCGCCTATATTTTTCTTGGCAGTCTTCGCTTTTTGGTCACTACCTGGCGTTTAGGAGGGTTCAAATATAATATCAGGGTTAGAGGCGAGTCAATGAAGTCAACCATCCTTCAATTGATAAAGTAA